In Selenomonas dianae, a genomic segment contains:
- a CDS encoding segregation and condensation protein A, with amino-acid sequence MATDYLVKLDAFEGPMDLLMHLIEKNKIDLYDIPIANLTRQYLDYIDTLYKFDIEYASEFLVMAATLLRIKSRMLLPKIHAEEETDEDPRMELVERLLEYRRFKEVSTILFSLNDAQSPYVERAPMPLPTHRLPMAGLSAEALMRIFLDVQRIHENPLIPAIVVSAEEYRVQDKMTDILALLRSRNGRIKLSDAFPTGAREELLSAFLAILELAKMQLVYLSQEHLYYEIVISEKEGNRAAS; translated from the coding sequence ATGGCGACAGACTATCTTGTAAAATTGGATGCGTTTGAGGGACCGATGGATCTTCTCATGCATCTGATCGAAAAGAATAAAATTGATCTTTATGATATTCCAATTGCCAATCTGACACGGCAGTATCTCGACTACATCGATACGCTGTACAAATTCGATATCGAATATGCGAGCGAGTTTTTGGTAATGGCGGCGACACTCTTGCGGATCAAGTCGCGTATGCTTCTGCCAAAGATCCATGCGGAAGAGGAGACGGACGAAGATCCGCGCATGGAGCTTGTGGAGCGACTGCTTGAATACAGACGTTTCAAAGAGGTGTCAACCATTCTCTTCTCGCTGAACGATGCGCAGAGCCCCTATGTGGAGCGTGCCCCGATGCCGCTTCCGACACATCGCCTACCCATGGCGGGGCTTTCAGCTGAGGCTCTTATGCGGATTTTTTTGGATGTACAGCGCATTCATGAGAATCCTTTGATCCCGGCAATCGTCGTGTCCGCTGAAGAATACCGTGTGCAGGACAAGATGACGGATATTCTCGCATTGCTGCGCAGCAGGAACGGCAGGATCAAGTTGAGTGATGCCTTTCCTACGGGGGCGCGTGAAGAACTGTTGTCTGCATTCTTGGCAATTTTGGAGCTTGCCAAGATGCAGTTGGTCTATCTGTCGCAGGAACATCTTTACTATGAAATTGTGATTTCGGAAAAGGAGGGAAACCGTGCAGCCTCTTAG
- a CDS encoding transglycosylase domain-containing protein → MQKSEKKATKKSKRGSVLGKAILAIGLILFVMIIGVGCGFLTASLNTRPNLAEDIVPPASSQIYDINGNEIANIHAAENRRPVSIHEIPKNLQNAFVAVEDNRFYEHIGIDPRGIMRAIWANIQGRELTEGGSTITQQLAKNAYLTQDRTFKRKVQEVFLALQLERQYTKQEILELYMNQIYFGQGAYGVQAAARTYFGKDVKDLSLNECAMLAGIPKSPNYYSPLNDMEAATERKAVVLDQMAKYGYISPGEANAAKKEPLTIIKNTGDGVKGPSYFVDYVLQQLAEKYGDDAIYKDGLKIYTTIDMNLQAAAENAMQNLPTYFTDANGIVQPQGALVAIDPHTGYIKAMVGGRGTDQFNRATQAVRQPGSAFKPFVFVAALENKYTADSIIDDKPLKIGGWEPQNYSRNFSGKVRLRDVVRWSLNVPTVRIAQDIGIDKAIYYAQEMGISTFVLDGATNDRNLAVALGGMTRGVTPLELTSAYGTFANRGIHVEPVAVIRVVSRTGKVLEEVQRKEKSVISSANAATMTAMMEDVIQRGTGTRANIGRPAAGKTGTTSDYHDAWFVGYTPDLVAGVWIGNDSDGDLHGMAGGTTPAVIWQTFMLKAHAGLPIRHFEGAPSFAPSSDDPPVEDHEKEQDPKKKSDIHGKENGTKGVADTEKNSTAAANTASSTHTPSSAAEAPEPGMGVEKGKN, encoded by the coding sequence ATGCAGAAAAGCGAAAAGAAAGCGACAAAGAAGTCAAAAAGAGGCTCCGTTCTCGGAAAAGCAATTCTAGCCATAGGGCTGATACTGTTTGTCATGATTATCGGTGTCGGCTGCGGCTTTCTCACGGCAAGTTTGAATACCAGGCCGAATCTGGCAGAGGATATTGTACCACCTGCGTCGTCGCAGATTTATGACATCAACGGAAATGAGATCGCCAATATTCACGCCGCCGAAAATCGAAGGCCTGTCAGCATCCATGAGATTCCGAAAAATCTTCAGAACGCTTTTGTCGCAGTCGAGGACAACCGCTTCTATGAGCATATAGGCATTGACCCGCGCGGAATCATGCGTGCCATTTGGGCGAACATCCAGGGGCGTGAACTCACAGAGGGTGGATCCACCATCACGCAGCAGCTCGCAAAGAATGCATATCTGACACAGGATCGGACGTTCAAGCGCAAGGTTCAGGAGGTGTTTCTTGCACTACAACTCGAACGCCAGTATACGAAGCAGGAAATCCTCGAACTCTACATGAATCAGATCTATTTCGGACAGGGGGCATATGGCGTTCAAGCTGCGGCACGCACCTATTTTGGTAAGGATGTCAAGGATCTGTCACTGAACGAATGTGCCATGTTGGCGGGTATTCCAAAGAGTCCGAATTACTATTCTCCACTCAATGACATGGAAGCAGCGACCGAGCGAAAAGCTGTTGTCCTCGACCAGATGGCAAAATACGGCTATATTAGTCCTGGTGAGGCGAATGCTGCGAAAAAAGAACCACTCACTATTATAAAGAATACCGGTGATGGGGTCAAAGGTCCGTCCTATTTCGTTGACTATGTGCTGCAGCAACTTGCAGAAAAATACGGAGATGATGCCATTTATAAGGATGGTTTGAAGATCTACACAACCATCGATATGAACTTACAGGCAGCGGCAGAGAATGCTATGCAGAATCTCCCTACATATTTTACCGATGCAAACGGTATTGTACAGCCGCAGGGGGCACTGGTTGCCATCGACCCCCATACGGGATATATCAAAGCCATGGTTGGCGGTCGTGGAACAGACCAGTTCAATCGTGCCACACAGGCAGTACGGCAGCCGGGCTCGGCATTTAAACCATTCGTGTTCGTTGCGGCACTTGAGAATAAATATACGGCAGATTCCATCATTGACGATAAACCTCTAAAGATCGGTGGGTGGGAACCCCAGAATTATAGTCGCAATTTCTCCGGAAAGGTGCGTTTGCGCGATGTCGTACGTTGGTCATTAAATGTGCCAACGGTTCGAATTGCACAGGATATTGGCATTGATAAGGCGATTTACTATGCTCAGGAGATGGGGATATCAACCTTTGTCCTTGACGGTGCAACGAACGACCGCAATCTCGCGGTCGCACTTGGCGGTATGACGCGTGGTGTCACGCCGCTCGAACTCACAAGCGCATACGGTACATTTGCGAACCGCGGCATCCATGTCGAGCCGGTAGCCGTCATCCGCGTTGTCTCGCGCACGGGCAAGGTGCTTGAGGAAGTGCAGCGAAAGGAGAAAAGTGTCATTTCTTCAGCAAATGCCGCTACCATGACCGCGATGATGGAAGACGTTATTCAACGCGGTACAGGAACACGTGCCAACATCGGTCGTCCTGCCGCAGGAAAAACAGGAACAACAAGCGACTATCATGATGCATGGTTTGTCGGATATACCCCGGATCTGGTCGCAGGAGTTTGGATTGGAAATGACAGCGATGGTGATTTGCATGGAATGGCGGGAGGAACGACTCCCGCCGTTATATGGCAGACCTTTATGCTGAAAGCCCACGCAGGATTGCCCATACGTCATTTTGAGGGGGCGCCCTCCTTTGCCCCCTCATCGGATGATCCTCCCGTTGAAGATCATGAAAAAGAACAAGATCCAAAAAAGAAATCGGATATCCATGGGAAAGAAAATGGGACGAAGGGTGTTGCTGATACAGAAAAGAACAGCACTGCTGCCGCAAATACTGCATCCTCAACGCACACTCCATCGTCTGCAGCAGAAGCTCCTGAGCCTGGTATGGGCGTAGAAAAAGGGAAGAACTAA
- a CDS encoding endonuclease MutS2, whose protein sequence is MDTESFKVLEYGKITNWLASFAFTMCGKELCRSVIPSGDYDEVVHLHQETAEAVQVQQLQSPPFGGIYDLRTLLKKASMGSILEIDELRTVMSTMGGMRNVKYFFRDLTLDVPILKEQAKPIEILGMVERHLKDTIDEHGNFRDDASPELRRITRELHTAQSRVKDRLSAILHDATNQKYFQEAIVTVRDERYVIPVKQEYRNYFPGVIHDQSASGATLFVEPLATVELNNTVRQMGLAREQEIQRILQRLSTEIAQNADILLENGTILSEMDLIFARAGLAREMQAYPPTLNQSGVVHLKRARHPLLPKDKVVPIDIELGQNFSILLITGPNTGGKTVSMKTLGLLSLLTQSGCFLPTAPDSEIPVYRNIYADIGDEQSIEQSLSTFSAHTRNIVRIIDKAEQGDLVLLDEVGAGTDPDEGAALARSIIAHFLQQGIAVVATTHYAVLKTYAYAETGIENASVEFDLKTLRPTYRLLIGIPGASNAFSISRQLGLPQDIVARAELYISEEHTQFENVVNELEQEKKNYEIKNRELRNKEAEIKSVEARLHAEREILSNTRQELLHKAREEANNIVREARRNAEETIKSLKEQFDDHGVKERRKAIQEARNRLDEAYVPGHMQRDVPHGKTIRPGDVQNGDIVYIKSLAQEGIVLSVQGQELTVQVGGLRSIVKMSACTFVTRKKPKKNTKVHVGTSIAQKASEIRPEIDVRGMTVFEAEAALEKFIDDAVYTGLSKILVIHGKGTGALRKGLQDYLKQHRSVLTFSFADISEGGTGATVVELK, encoded by the coding sequence ATGGATACTGAGTCATTTAAGGTTTTGGAATACGGGAAAATCACAAATTGGCTTGCTTCGTTTGCCTTCACCATGTGCGGCAAGGAACTTTGTCGCAGCGTCATACCAAGTGGGGATTATGACGAGGTTGTGCATCTCCATCAGGAGACAGCGGAAGCGGTGCAGGTTCAACAGCTCCAGTCGCCACCGTTCGGCGGAATCTACGATCTGCGTACGCTTTTAAAAAAAGCGTCGATGGGGTCTATCCTTGAAATCGATGAACTGCGCACGGTCATGAGCACCATGGGGGGAATGCGAAATGTAAAGTATTTCTTTCGCGATCTCACACTGGATGTGCCAATCCTCAAAGAACAAGCAAAGCCGATTGAAATTCTCGGGATGGTAGAGCGCCATCTGAAGGACACCATCGACGAGCATGGAAATTTTCGTGATGATGCGAGCCCCGAACTGCGCAGGATTACGCGCGAACTGCATACGGCGCAGTCGCGTGTAAAGGATCGTCTGTCCGCAATTCTCCATGACGCGACAAATCAAAAATACTTTCAGGAAGCCATTGTTACCGTACGCGATGAGCGCTATGTCATTCCGGTCAAGCAGGAATACCGCAATTATTTTCCGGGCGTGATCCACGATCAGTCTGCCAGCGGAGCGACACTCTTTGTGGAGCCGCTTGCGACCGTGGAGCTGAACAATACCGTGCGGCAGATGGGGCTTGCACGAGAGCAGGAAATCCAGCGGATTTTGCAGAGGCTTTCGACTGAGATTGCACAGAATGCAGACATCCTTTTGGAAAACGGCACGATTCTCTCGGAGATGGATCTTATCTTTGCCCGTGCGGGGCTTGCGCGTGAAATGCAGGCGTATCCGCCCACATTGAATCAAAGCGGTGTTGTTCATCTGAAGAGGGCACGACATCCGCTGCTCCCGAAGGACAAGGTTGTACCGATTGACATTGAGCTTGGGCAGAACTTTTCCATTCTGCTGATTACAGGACCGAATACGGGCGGTAAAACTGTGAGCATGAAAACACTGGGACTTCTCTCTCTGCTCACGCAGTCCGGCTGCTTCCTGCCGACTGCACCCGATTCGGAGATTCCCGTTTATCGCAATATATATGCGGACATTGGAGACGAGCAGAGCATCGAGCAAAGTCTTTCCACATTTTCGGCGCATACGAGGAACATCGTCCGTATCATCGACAAGGCGGAGCAGGGCGACCTCGTCCTGCTGGACGAGGTCGGGGCGGGAACGGATCCGGATGAGGGGGCTGCTCTGGCGCGCAGCATCATTGCACATTTTTTGCAGCAGGGCATTGCTGTGGTTGCCACAACCCATTATGCCGTATTAAAAACCTATGCCTATGCAGAGACGGGGATTGAAAATGCTTCTGTCGAGTTCGATCTCAAGACACTGCGCCCGACCTATCGGCTTCTGATCGGGATTCCCGGGGCGAGCAACGCTTTTTCCATCAGCCGTCAGCTCGGTTTGCCGCAGGATATTGTCGCGCGTGCAGAACTCTATATCAGCGAGGAGCATACACAGTTCGAGAATGTTGTCAATGAACTTGAACAGGAAAAGAAAAACTACGAGATAAAAAATCGCGAACTGCGCAACAAAGAGGCAGAGATAAAATCCGTGGAGGCTCGTCTGCACGCTGAACGCGAAATACTTTCCAATACGCGACAGGAACTCCTGCACAAGGCACGCGAAGAGGCGAACAACATCGTTCGTGAGGCACGGCGCAACGCGGAAGAAACGATCAAATCCCTCAAAGAGCAGTTTGATGATCATGGAGTGAAAGAACGCCGTAAGGCGATACAGGAGGCAAGAAACCGACTGGACGAGGCGTATGTCCCCGGGCATATGCAAAGGGATGTGCCTCATGGAAAAACAATCCGTCCCGGCGATGTTCAGAACGGTGATATTGTTTATATTAAAAGTCTTGCACAGGAAGGGATCGTACTTTCTGTGCAAGGACAAGAACTCACCGTCCAGGTAGGCGGACTGCGCAGCATTGTCAAGATGAGTGCGTGCACATTTGTCACGCGAAAAAAACCAAAGAAGAATACTAAGGTGCATGTCGGAACGTCAATTGCGCAGAAAGCGTCAGAGATTCGACCGGAAATCGACGTGCGCGGCATGACCGTATTTGAAGCGGAGGCTGCTCTTGAGAAATTCATCGACGATGCTGTGTATACAGGTCTGTCAAAGATCCTCGTGATCCATGGAAAGGGGACGGGAGCTCTGCGAAAGGGGCTGCAGGACTACCTAAAGCAGCATCGGTCTGTTCTGACCTTTTCGTTTGCAGATATTTCCGAGGGAGGAACAGGTGCAACTGTTGTGGAATTGAAGTAA
- a CDS encoding U32 family peptidase, translating to MVELLAPAGTTEAFLAAVENGANAVYLAGKMFGARAYASNFDEDAMAEVIRHAHLKNVQVHVAVNTIVDSEELPQLKEYLSFLYDAGADAILLQDLGAVRLAKEIVPQMPLHASTQMTVHNIAGVQALEELGFSRVVLARELSIAEIRDICKKSRIEIETFVHGALCVCYSGQCLMSSMIGGRSGNRGRCAQPCRLPYTLVDAKGSDVLGESAGNFLLSPRDLNAVELIPQLLDAGVDSLKIEGRMKRPEYVATIVHTYRKAIDHHLNPKRDAVDDTDRDHLAQVFNRDFTTAYMEKRQGRYMMSDRRPNNRGLLIGRVTAYDHAAQMVSVKLTRPLAVHDQVDFWVKVGGRVSAEIERLYDRRGKECAEAFAGDTVSFALRGKVHVHDRVFKVYDAKLMNAARHSYDADSCDRIPLRAVLRARLGEKLRLSLTDDEGNTATAESDYIVVSANNRPLTLETAKKQMERLGTTLFSLADLSCDMDDAVMVPVSALNNLRRSAISTLEKLRTQHFEKKRIATVHFAQENAKDTPVRSLNVAAPQPAALMVAVDDMETMKTAVAAGADGILYGGDSFRGMTLQPRDYAAAWDYAKECGIRIDYNTPRIVRGDEQAALIRLFESFGENLPAALHVHHIGTAYLARDRVPVTLHADYSMISYNPSALRFLYAHEFGEATLSPELNGRQMERLVKDSPIPLTVVVSGRLPLMISEYCVLGSFLGGLDTGKCSMPCRRQEFFLRDRKNVDFPVMTDQFCRMHILNSKKLSLLPYVHQIRRMGVATLRIEGRGLSRGELQNSVRLYRDALGRKAPRSEEDEEYLRMQEGKDITRGHYFRGIL from the coding sequence TTGGTTGAATTACTCGCTCCTGCGGGAACAACGGAAGCGTTTCTCGCTGCTGTCGAAAACGGTGCGAACGCCGTCTATCTGGCGGGAAAAATGTTCGGTGCACGAGCCTACGCCTCCAACTTCGATGAAGATGCGATGGCGGAGGTCATTCGTCATGCGCATCTGAAAAATGTGCAGGTTCATGTTGCGGTCAATACGATTGTTGACAGCGAAGAACTTCCGCAATTAAAAGAATACCTTTCCTTTCTCTACGATGCAGGAGCAGATGCAATTCTTTTGCAGGATCTCGGTGCTGTCCGTCTGGCAAAGGAGATCGTGCCGCAAATGCCGCTTCATGCAAGCACGCAAATGACGGTACATAATATTGCCGGAGTTCAGGCGTTGGAAGAACTTGGATTCTCACGTGTTGTACTGGCTCGTGAACTCTCCATTGCGGAGATTCGGGATATTTGCAAAAAAAGCCGCATCGAGATTGAGACCTTTGTGCACGGTGCTCTCTGCGTGTGTTACTCCGGACAGTGCCTGATGAGCAGCATGATCGGCGGCCGCAGCGGAAATCGTGGGCGCTGTGCACAGCCCTGCCGTCTGCCCTATACGTTGGTTGATGCAAAGGGAAGTGACGTGCTCGGTGAATCCGCCGGCAACTTCCTTCTCTCCCCGCGCGATCTGAATGCAGTCGAACTCATTCCGCAGCTGCTTGATGCGGGCGTTGATTCCCTCAAAATCGAAGGGCGCATGAAGCGTCCGGAATATGTTGCGACGATTGTGCATACCTATCGCAAGGCGATCGACCACCACCTCAACCCTAAAAGGGATGCTGTCGATGATACGGATCGCGATCATCTGGCGCAGGTGTTCAATCGTGATTTTACAACGGCATATATGGAAAAGCGACAGGGTCGGTATATGATGAGTGACCGCCGTCCGAACAATCGCGGACTTCTGATTGGACGCGTCACGGCATATGACCACGCTGCGCAGATGGTTTCCGTGAAGCTTACCAGACCACTCGCCGTACACGATCAGGTAGATTTCTGGGTCAAGGTTGGTGGGCGTGTCAGTGCCGAGATCGAGCGCCTGTATGATCGTCGTGGAAAAGAATGTGCGGAGGCGTTTGCAGGGGATACGGTCTCCTTTGCCTTGCGCGGCAAAGTTCATGTCCATGATCGCGTATTCAAGGTCTATGATGCAAAACTCATGAATGCGGCAAGACACTCCTATGATGCCGACTCCTGTGATCGTATCCCGCTTCGTGCCGTTCTCCGTGCGCGACTTGGAGAAAAATTGCGTCTCTCCCTTACGGACGATGAGGGGAACACAGCGACGGCAGAAAGCGACTACATCGTTGTTTCGGCGAACAATCGGCCGCTCACGCTTGAGACCGCTAAAAAGCAGATGGAGCGTCTTGGTACGACATTATTTTCTCTTGCAGATCTTTCCTGTGATATGGATGACGCCGTGATGGTGCCGGTCAGTGCGCTGAATAATCTGCGCCGCTCTGCCATATCCACCTTGGAAAAACTGCGTACACAACACTTTGAAAAAAAACGAATCGCAACCGTGCATTTTGCACAAGAGAACGCAAAGGATACACCTGTACGTTCCTTGAATGTTGCCGCGCCACAGCCGGCAGCATTGATGGTTGCCGTTGATGATATGGAGACGATGAAGACTGCTGTTGCTGCCGGTGCAGACGGTATTCTCTACGGCGGCGATTCGTTTCGTGGAATGACACTCCAACCGAGGGATTATGCGGCGGCTTGGGATTATGCGAAGGAGTGCGGAATCCGCATCGACTACAACACACCGCGCATTGTACGAGGGGACGAACAGGCGGCTCTGATCCGCCTGTTTGAGAGCTTTGGAGAGAACTTGCCCGCAGCCCTGCACGTCCATCATATTGGAACGGCATATCTTGCGCGGGATCGTGTGCCCGTGACACTCCATGCGGATTATTCGATGATCTCCTATAATCCGTCTGCACTTCGGTTTCTGTATGCGCATGAATTCGGCGAGGCAACGCTGTCACCGGAACTCAACGGCAGACAGATGGAACGTCTTGTCAAGGATAGTCCCATTCCGCTCACCGTGGTTGTGAGCGGGCGTCTCCCGCTCATGATTTCGGAGTACTGTGTCTTGGGCAGCTTCCTCGGGGGGCTTGATACGGGAAAATGCTCCATGCCATGCCGCAGACAGGAATTTTTCCTCCGTGACCGCAAGAATGTGGATTTTCCTGTGATGACAGATCAGTTCTGTCGTATGCATATACTCAACAGCAAAAAGCTGTCCCTGCTGCCCTATGTGCATCAGATTCGGCGCATGGGGGTCGCAACCCTGCGGATCGAGGGACGCGGTCTTTCCAGAGGCGAATTGCAAAACAGTGTGCGACTGTATCGGGATGCACTCGGGCGCAAAGCCCCGCGCAGCGAGGAAGATGAGGAATATCTGCGTATGCAGGAGGGCAAAGACATTACGCGCGGGCATTATTTCCGTGGGATTTTATAA
- a CDS encoding NUDIX domain-containing protein translates to MYEDLVEVKCSSENIFDGTLLHVRRDMVRLPNGKESVREWIHHPGAAAVLPVLPNGNVILVRQFRYPIGKVTLEVPAGKLDLEGEDPLDCARRELSEETGYTAQTYDKLTMIATTVGFSNEYIHLYLARDLSVGMQHTDEDEFVNVVQMPFSDALAMIKTGEIIDSKTIISLMMAEERLRG, encoded by the coding sequence ATGTATGAGGATCTTGTAGAAGTGAAATGCAGCAGTGAGAATATCTTTGACGGGACGCTGCTTCATGTACGCAGAGATATGGTGCGTCTGCCGAACGGGAAGGAATCTGTGCGCGAGTGGATTCACCATCCGGGGGCAGCTGCTGTACTGCCTGTTCTGCCCAATGGAAATGTGATCTTGGTGCGCCAGTTTCGCTATCCTATTGGAAAGGTAACTCTTGAAGTTCCGGCAGGAAAACTCGACTTGGAGGGAGAAGATCCTCTGGACTGTGCACGTCGTGAGTTGTCCGAGGAGACCGGCTATACGGCACAGACCTATGATAAACTGACGATGATTGCGACGACGGTCGGATTTTCCAACGAATACATTCATCTGTATCTCGCACGGGATCTCTCGGTCGGTATGCAGCATACCGATGAGGATGAGTTTGTCAACGTTGTGCAAATGCCGTTTTCCGATGCGCTAGCGATGATAAAGACGGGAGAGATCATCGACTCGAAGACCATCATCTCACTCATGATGGCGGAAGAACGCCTACGTGGCTGA
- the scpB gene encoding SMC-Scp complex subunit ScpB, giving the protein MQPLSRAGILEAVLFAAGTPLSVPKISEIIEIPEWEVQETLTQLEQILSKRESGIFLRRSAGGYQLVTHPNAFPWVKKLSETVQPTLSSSAMETLSIIAYKQPITKQEVEHIRGVRAERSIGRLLELELICEMGRKQVVGRPILYGTTDLFLRAFGLEQLSDLPALPNLDDVKDTLDDDQLRLFEEMHAATDTIDHNEAHNDVEV; this is encoded by the coding sequence GTGCAGCCTCTTAGTCGGGCAGGTATTTTGGAAGCGGTGCTGTTTGCTGCCGGTACACCTCTCTCCGTACCCAAGATTTCTGAGATTATCGAGATTCCCGAATGGGAAGTGCAGGAAACGCTGACACAGCTGGAACAAATTCTGTCGAAGAGGGAAAGCGGTATATTTTTGCGCAGATCCGCAGGGGGCTATCAGCTTGTAACGCATCCGAATGCGTTTCCGTGGGTGAAAAAACTATCGGAAACCGTGCAGCCGACGCTGTCCTCCTCGGCGATGGAGACGCTTTCCATTATTGCCTACAAGCAGCCGATTACAAAACAGGAAGTGGAGCACATTCGTGGCGTTCGTGCGGAACGCTCGATCGGACGCCTGCTTGAACTTGAGCTGATCTGTGAAATGGGGCGCAAGCAGGTGGTCGGTCGACCAATTCTCTATGGGACAACGGATCTGTTTCTACGCGCATTTGGATTGGAGCAGCTGTCGGATCTTCCTGCGCTGCCAAATTTGGATGATGTGAAGGATACACTGGACGATGATCAACTGCGTCTTTTCGAGGAGATGCATGCCGCGACAGACACGATAGATCATAATGAGGCGCATAACGATGTCGAAGTGTGA
- a CDS encoding site-2 protease family protein, which produces MFGFDFEEMLLGIPGLIIAMTFHEYAHARAAVALGDFTPRLMGRLTLDPRAHLDPIGLVMLFLVRFGWAKPVIVNPRNFRQPKRDDILVSIAGPAMNLLLGFIAFYMILLIRSHNVDVSPITYGIIQMIFVYNVNFAIFNILPIPPLDGSHILRNLLPPDLAYRYQSIERYSLLIMIVFIATPLLSVVLMPLFQLVYNVYKVLGSILLF; this is translated from the coding sequence ATGTTCGGATTTGACTTTGAGGAGATGCTGCTCGGAATCCCCGGGCTTATCATTGCCATGACCTTTCACGAGTATGCACACGCACGTGCTGCCGTAGCGCTCGGGGATTTTACACCGCGCCTCATGGGGCGGCTGACGCTTGACCCCCGCGCACACCTTGACCCGATTGGTCTCGTTATGCTCTTTCTTGTACGATTTGGATGGGCGAAACCTGTGATTGTCAATCCACGTAATTTTCGCCAACCCAAACGAGATGACATCCTCGTGTCCATTGCCGGACCTGCGATGAATCTCCTCCTTGGGTTCATTGCATTCTACATGATATTGTTGATTCGTTCGCACAATGTTGATGTTTCTCCCATTACCTATGGGATTATTCAGATGATCTTTGTCTACAATGTCAATTTTGCGATCTTCAACATACTTCCCATCCCACCACTTGATGGATCGCACATTCTTAGAAATCTTCTTCCACCCGATCTTGCCTATCGCTACCAGTCCATTGAGCGTTACAGTTTGCTCATTATGATTGTATTTATTGCAACACCGTTATTGAGCGTTGTCCTTATGCCGCTCTTTCAGTTGGTGTACAATGTCTACAAGGTTCTTGGCAGCATCCTCCTGTTTTAG